The following nucleotide sequence is from Primulina eburnea isolate SZY01 unplaced genomic scaffold, ASM2296580v1 ctg128_ERROPOS2300000, whole genome shotgun sequence.
AAAGCATGACACAGAAGGTTCCTCTTGCTGCTGAGCCTGAGCAGAGACAGAGCCAAGGTGAAGTTGTGCAGTAAGAAAAGTAAGAAGTTGCTGGCATTGGTTCGGAGTTAAGCTATCACCCAACTGAGATGTAGATTGGTTAGAGATATCAGCATAGGGAACATTAACACCATCGTGAGGAGCATTGATAGCATTAATGTGACCCCGTGGCTGTTGTTGCTGAAACCTTGGATGACCAGGAGGAAATCCATGCAGCTTGTAACACTTATCCACGGTATGACCTGTGTAATGACAGTGAGAACAAATGAGCTTATCATTCCgacttagtttgtcaaacttaCCTCCCTTCAAATTAAAGGAACTTGAACTCTTTGCCGCAGTTGCATTTGAAGAATGAACTACGGTGATTTGAGACAAATTCTGATGTATAGAGCGTTGACGTTCTTCCTGTATAACCAGGGAAAACACCTTGTAAATTACAGGCAGAGGATCCATCATAAGAATCTGCGCACGGATCAGAGCATATGAATCATTGAGTCCCATCAGAAACTGAAGTACGCATTcctgattttgaaaattcacAAGTTGTGTCATAGATCCACAATGACAAGGAGCTATAGGTTGAAAATCCTTGAGCTCATCCCAAAGTGTGCGCAGACGAGTATAATAAGCACTAATATTCATTGAACCTTGATGAAGATCCGTGAGTAGCCTTTTGATTTGAAAAATGCGCGGAGCGTTGCTCTGAAGAAATCGATCTCTGAGATCGATCCACATCTCCGACGCTGTAGGAATATACATCAGACTATCCGCGATGTCGCGGGAAACCGAATTGAGTATCCAAGAGATGACCATACTGTTACAGCGCAGCCACGCACCATACAACAAGTCATCAGGCGGTGGTTGTACGATTGTGCGATCAACAAAACCTAGCTTGTTCTTCGCGGTTAACGCCATAATCATAGCTCGATTCCAGGTATTAAAATTGTTACCAGTGAGTTGGTGAGACACCAAAACTAGACCTGGATGATCGCCATTTTGAAGATAGAAAGGACTACTGGAGTCTTCAACATGATTTCGAGACATCAGAGTAGAGGATTGAGTTGCTTGATTATTTGCTTGATTCCCCTTTGCCATGGAAGACTGAGCTAGAGAACAAAAGGCTAAAACGCACAATTTCTAGTGCTTTGATACCATATTACAAGTAAAGGAATTGATCAAACATCAACTAACTTTATTGAATGAAGAAGTCGCATTTATATACAGTGCAAGAGGGGTTTATTGTGGTTGTGCGTGTGTGTAATGCCAC
It contains:
- the LOC140820627 gene encoding uncharacterized protein produces the protein MAKGNQANNQATQSSTLMSRNHVEDSSSPFYLQNGDHPGLVLVSHQLTGNNFNTWNRAMIMALTAKNKLGFVDRTIVQPPPDDLLYGAWLRCNSMVISWILNSVSRDIADSLMYIPTASEMWIDLRDRFLQSNAPRIFQIKRLLTDLHQGSMNISAYYTRLRTLWDELKDFQPIAPCHCGSMTQLVNFQNQECVLQFLMGLNDSYALIRAQILMMDPLPVIYKVFSLVIQEERQRSIHQNLSQITVVHSSNATAAKSSSSFNLKGGKFDKLSRNDKLICSHCHYTGHTVDKCYKLHGFPPGHPRFQQQQPRGHINAINAPHDGVNVPYADISNQSTSQLGDSLTPNQCQQLLTFLTAQLHLGSVSAQAQQQEEPSVSCFHGSSNQESDWDG